A segment of the Agarivorans albus genome:
AGCAAAGTACTAATGGCGTTTCCGGGAGCCTTAGATAAAGCCGAAGTGGTTGGCAACCCAGTGCGTGAGTCGGTATTAGCTTTAGACGAAAAGAGTGAAAGTGATTCAGCTAGTTTTAACTTGTTAGTTATTGGCGGCAGTTTAGGGGCACAGGTGTTTAACGAGCAGTTAGCCGAGGGCATAAAACAAAGCCAACTTGATTTAAAAATCTGGCACCAAGCGGGTAAAAACAAACATAGCAGCGCAGTGGATGCTTACCGTCAGCAAGAACTTGATAAAAATTTGAGCGAAGCACCTAAAATTGTCGAATTTATTGATGACATGGCAGCAGCCTATCAATGGTCAGATGTGATACTCTGTCGCGCTGGCGCGCTAACGGTGTCAGAGGTGGCTGCAGCGGGGATCCCGGCTATTTTTGTTCCGCTGCCTTATGCCGTTGATGATCATCAAACCAAAAACGCGCAGTTTTTGGTTAAAGCTGATGCCGCACGTTTGTTAAAACAAACGGAATTTACGCCGCAAAATATTGCTGCAGTACTGAATGAATTTGCTGATCCTGCATTGCGTTTGTCTTGTGCTCGCAATGCACGAAAGCAGGCAATCACCGATGCCACTGACAAAGTAGCAGCGGTGTGCCAAGCGTTAATTAAAGAGTAGTTAGATGAGTAAAGTTGAGTTAGCCAAATTACGAACCATGATTCCAGAAATGCGCAAAGTGAAGCGAATTCACTTCGTGGGAATTGGTGGTGCCGGCATGGGCGGTATCGCCGAGGTATTGGCTAATGAGGGCTATCAAATCTCAGGTTCAGACCAAGCCGAAAGTGCCATGACAGAGCGCTTGCAAGGCGTTGGCGCCGAGGTGTTCTTCGAGCACAGTGAAAGCAATATCGAGGGTGCTAATGTAGTGGTGGTATCAACTGCTATTAAAGAAGATAACCCCGAGGTACAAGCCGCCAGAGCTGCGCGTATTCCAGTGGTTCGTCGTGCAGAAATGCTAGCTGAATTGATGCGTTATCGTCACGGCGTTGCTGTAGCCGGTACCCACGGTAAAACCACAACAACCAGCTTAATTGCCAGCATCTATGGGCAAGCAGAGTTAGACCCTACTTTTGTTATTGGTGGTCTGTTAAATAGCGCAGGTACCAACGCACGTTTAGGCAATAGCCGTTACCTAATTGCAGAAGCCGATGAAAGTGATGCATCTTTTTTGCATTTGCAGCCAATGGTTGCAGTGGTCACTAATGTAGAGCCCGACCATATGGAAACCTATGGCGGTGACGAAGCTCAGCTCCATGCAACGTTTATCGACTTCTTACATAACTTGCCATTTTACGGAGTGGCGGTGATGTGTATTGACGACCCAGGTGTACAGGCTTTACTGCCACAAATTGGTCGTCAGATTATTACCTATGGCTTCTCAGAAGAAGCTGATGTTCGTATTACTCACTTTGCTCAGCAAGGTGATCGCTGCTCATTCACGGTAAACCGCAAAGATTGTGAGCAACTTGATATATCGTTGAATATGCCAGGTGAGCACAATGCCCTAAATGCGGCGGCAGCCATTGCTGTAGCCAGCGAAGACGGCATTGAAGATGCTGCAATTGTAGAAGCCTTAAATCGTTTTGCCGGCATTGGTCGTCGTTTTCAACAATACGGCGAGTTTGCGACAGGTAATGGCTCAGCCTTGCTAGTGGATGACTACGGGCATCACCCAACAGAAGTTCTGGCAACGGTTAAGGCTGCACGTGCCGCTTGGCCTGAGCGTCGTTTAGTGATGGCATTTCAACCGCACCGCTATTCACGTACTCGCGACTTATATGAAGATTTCGTGGATGTATTAGCGCAAGTAGATAGCTTGCTGCTGCTTGAGGTGTATTCGGCTGGTGAAGAAGTCATTGCCGGTGCTGATAGTCGGGCATTGTGTCGAAGTCTGCGCCAGCGAGGTTTGGAGCCCATCTACGTAAAACAGCCGAGTGAACTAAATGGCTTATTGGCTGATGTAATTGAAGATGGCGATGTGGTGTTAACCCAAGGCGCGGGCAACATTGGCGTTTTAGCGCGTCAGTTGGGCGAGTTACAGTTAAACATTAGCAAGCTTAAAGGTAGTGAAAGTTAATGGCGAGTTTACGAATGAATCGAGTAGCAGTGCTGTATGGCGGCGATTCAGCTGAGCGTGAAGTGTCTTTAAAATCGGGTAGCGCAGTGCTGGCGGGTTTACTTCGTGCTGGTATTAATGCGGAAGGCGTAGATACCAAAGGTTTTGATTTAAATTTGCTTAAGCAAAAAAAATACAGTCATGTATTTATTGCCTTGCATGGTAGAGGTGGCGAAGACGGAACCTTACAAGGTGCACTTGAGTATTTAGGTTTACCGTATACCGGTAGTCGAGTGCTTGGTTCGGCTTTAGCAATGGACAAAATTCGCTGTAAGCAAATTTGGCAGAATATTGGCTTGCCAACAGCGGCATACGCGATTGTTGAACGAGACAATTACAAGCCAGACGAAGCAGCGAGCATTTTAGCCAAGTTATCTGGCGAGGTTATTGTAAAGCCGGCGCTAGAAGGTTCTAGCATTGGCATGGCTAAAGCCAACAGTGTTGAAGAGTTACAAGAAGCGATTGAAAATGCCTTTGAATACGACTCTAGAGTATTGATTGAACAGTGGATTACTGGCGCAGAATACACGGTGTCAATTGTTGGTGGTACGGTAATGCCTTCAATTAGAATGCAAACGCCACATAGTTTTTATGATTACAGCGCTAAGTACCAAAGCAGTTCTACCGAATATTTCTGCCCTAGTGGTTTAACTGAGGCGCAAGAGTCACAGTTAGCCGATATTGCCTTAAAGGCATTTAAATCTGTGGATTGTGAAGGTTGGGGGCGCGTTGATTTTATGGCCGACCAACAAGGCAATTGGTATTTGTTGGAAGTGAATACCTCACCGGGTATGACTGAAAAAAGTTTAGTGCCTATGGCTGCAAAGCAGCATGGTTTAAGTTTTGACCAGCTTGTCGTCAGTATTTTGGATTTGGCGCACTAGTCATGACGCTAAGTGACCAGCAAAAGCAGCGAGCAAGCTTCTGGGCTGGAGTGGTATTTTTTTGTGTTGTGTTGTTGGGTTTGGCTTACTCAGTGCACTCGGTGTACAGCAGTGTAAGTGATAAGCAATTGAGTCCAATGACTCGGTTGTTGGTATCGGGTAAACGTGATTACGTGCTCGATCAAGAACTGCAGCAAAGCTTAGCGGCTTTGCCAGAAGCGGGTAATTTTTTTAGCCTTGATGTTTCTGAGGTAAAGCTTGCTTTAGAGCAGTTGCCTTGGGTTAAGCAGGTAACCGTTCGTAAGCAATGGCCAGATAAACTGTCGATTGCTTTACAAGAACAAGAGGTAGTGGCGCGATGGAATAATGCCGCTTTGCTTAATCAGCAAGGGCAGATTTTTGAAGCGCCGCAACAGCGAGTGACCAAAGCATTGGCTTCACTAAGTGGACCCGATGAACAGGCAGAAGCTGTGCTAGCGACTTTTCGCCAGCTGCAGCAAGTATTGCACGCTCGCCAGTTAAGCATTGTTAGTTTGGCGCTAAACGAGCGCCATGCATGGCAAGTAGAATTAGCCAGCGGAATTGTTTTAAAGCTGGGCAAAGAAGATAAGTTAAATCGCATAGAGCGTTTTGTATCGGTATATCCGAGATTAAAACCGAATGCGGTGGATTATATAGATTTACGCTATGACACTGGATTTTCAGTGGGATGGAAGAAACAGGAAGGTTTGGCAATAGATGACCAAAGTAACGGATAGAAAACTGATCGTTGGCCTCGATATTGGTAGTGCCAAAATCACCGCCTTAATTGGCGAGATTTTGCCTAGCAACGAGATGAGCATTATCGGTGTAGGTAGTCATCCGGCTAAAGGTATGGATAAAGGTGGTGTAAATGACCTTGATTCTGTAGTGAAGACCGTTCAGCGCGCGCTGCAAGAAGCGGAATTGATGGCTGATTGCAAAATTAGTTCTGTTTACTTAGGTGTTTCTGGTCGTCATATTCGTTGT
Coding sequences within it:
- the murG gene encoding undecaprenyldiphospho-muramoylpentapeptide beta-N-acetylglucosaminyltransferase, encoding MVNAKQNKLLVMAGGTGGHVFPGLAVADKLAAQGWDVSWLGTAERMEAQLVPKHGYPIDFISIKGVRGNGLLRKLAAPFKLLNAVRQARAVIKRYQPDVVLGMGGFASGPGGIAAWLLGKPLVLHEQNAAAGVTNKMLSKIASKVLMAFPGALDKAEVVGNPVRESVLALDEKSESDSASFNLLVIGGSLGAQVFNEQLAEGIKQSQLDLKIWHQAGKNKHSSAVDAYRQQELDKNLSEAPKIVEFIDDMAAAYQWSDVILCRAGALTVSEVAAAGIPAIFVPLPYAVDDHQTKNAQFLVKADAARLLKQTEFTPQNIAAVLNEFADPALRLSCARNARKQAITDATDKVAAVCQALIKE
- a CDS encoding cell division protein FtsQ/DivIB, which gives rise to MTLSDQQKQRASFWAGVVFFCVVLLGLAYSVHSVYSSVSDKQLSPMTRLLVSGKRDYVLDQELQQSLAALPEAGNFFSLDVSEVKLALEQLPWVKQVTVRKQWPDKLSIALQEQEVVARWNNAALLNQQGQIFEAPQQRVTKALASLSGPDEQAEAVLATFRQLQQVLHARQLSIVSLALNERHAWQVELASGIVLKLGKEDKLNRIERFVSVYPRLKPNAVDYIDLRYDTGFSVGWKKQEGLAIDDQSNG
- a CDS encoding D-alanine--D-alanine ligase, coding for MASLRMNRVAVLYGGDSAEREVSLKSGSAVLAGLLRAGINAEGVDTKGFDLNLLKQKKYSHVFIALHGRGGEDGTLQGALEYLGLPYTGSRVLGSALAMDKIRCKQIWQNIGLPTAAYAIVERDNYKPDEAASILAKLSGEVIVKPALEGSSIGMAKANSVEELQEAIENAFEYDSRVLIEQWITGAEYTVSIVGGTVMPSIRMQTPHSFYDYSAKYQSSSTEYFCPSGLTEAQESQLADIALKAFKSVDCEGWGRVDFMADQQGNWYLLEVNTSPGMTEKSLVPMAAKQHGLSFDQLVVSILDLAH
- the murC gene encoding UDP-N-acetylmuramate--L-alanine ligase, with translation MSKVELAKLRTMIPEMRKVKRIHFVGIGGAGMGGIAEVLANEGYQISGSDQAESAMTERLQGVGAEVFFEHSESNIEGANVVVVSTAIKEDNPEVQAARAARIPVVRRAEMLAELMRYRHGVAVAGTHGKTTTTSLIASIYGQAELDPTFVIGGLLNSAGTNARLGNSRYLIAEADESDASFLHLQPMVAVVTNVEPDHMETYGGDEAQLHATFIDFLHNLPFYGVAVMCIDDPGVQALLPQIGRQIITYGFSEEADVRITHFAQQGDRCSFTVNRKDCEQLDISLNMPGEHNALNAAAAIAVASEDGIEDAAIVEALNRFAGIGRRFQQYGEFATGNGSALLVDDYGHHPTEVLATVKAARAAWPERRLVMAFQPHRYSRTRDLYEDFVDVLAQVDSLLLLEVYSAGEEVIAGADSRALCRSLRQRGLEPIYVKQPSELNGLLADVIEDGDVVLTQGAGNIGVLARQLGELQLNISKLKGSES